A genomic stretch from Candidatus Amarolinea dominans includes:
- a CDS encoding DEAD/DEAH box helicase: MSFSQFGLDSRLQQGVALLEFHQPTPIQVAAIPVALTGQDILGSAETGTGKTAAYLLPLLQRLLTTATHSRHPRGLILVPTRELALQVAEQATQLSTRTNLRMATIYGGVSLISQEKTLLYGADVIIATPGRLLDHVGRRNIVFSALEVLVLDEADRMLDVGFLPDLRRIVRLLPRTRQTMLFSATLQPILRLAAEMTQQPVRIEVEKVVTPAAIQQTLLTMPEHLKSRAVQQLLRQDDMQSVLIFARTKHRADRLVSDLGRAGISAAVIHSNRSQSQRIAALEAFREQRTRVLVATDIAARGIDVEGISHVVNYDMPMQAGDYVHRIGRTGRAHASGTAYTFVTAADEGMVHKIEAVLKQKIQRRRLEGIDYDTPALRMPDAEAIRRYVEANRHGGASRYATAH; encoded by the coding sequence ATGAGTTTCTCACAGTTTGGACTCGACTCACGTCTGCAACAAGGCGTGGCTTTGTTGGAGTTCCATCAACCAACCCCGATTCAGGTCGCCGCCATCCCCGTGGCCTTGACCGGACAAGATATTTTAGGCTCGGCCGAAACCGGCACCGGTAAGACGGCCGCCTATTTGTTGCCGCTGCTGCAAAGGCTGCTGACCACGGCTACCCACAGCCGACACCCACGTGGCCTGATTCTGGTGCCGACGCGCGAGCTGGCCCTGCAGGTTGCCGAGCAGGCAACACAATTGAGCACCCGCACCAACCTGCGCATGGCAACCATTTACGGAGGCGTTTCGCTCATAAGCCAGGAAAAAACCCTGCTGTATGGCGCCGACGTCATCATCGCGACGCCTGGGCGTTTGCTCGATCATGTCGGGCGACGCAACATCGTCTTTAGCGCCCTGGAAGTGCTCGTCCTGGACGAAGCCGACCGCATGTTGGACGTGGGATTCCTACCCGACCTGCGACGCATCGTGCGCCTGCTGCCGCGCACGCGGCAAACCATGCTGTTTTCGGCCACGTTACAACCGATTTTACGACTCGCGGCGGAGATGACGCAGCAGCCGGTCCGCATCGAAGTAGAAAAGGTGGTCACGCCCGCAGCGATCCAGCAGACCTTGCTGACGATGCCCGAGCATCTCAAGTCGCGGGCTGTGCAGCAACTGTTGCGTCAGGACGACATGCAAAGCGTGCTGATTTTTGCTCGCACCAAACACCGGGCTGATCGCCTGGTCAGTGACCTGGGACGCGCCGGAATCTCAGCGGCGGTCATCCACAGTAACCGCTCGCAAAGCCAGCGCATTGCTGCCCTGGAAGCCTTCCGTGAGCAGCGGACGCGTGTGTTGGTCGCAACCGACATTGCTGCGCGTGGCATTGACGTCGAGGGCATTTCGCATGTCGTGAACTACGATATGCCGATGCAGGCTGGCGATTACGTCCACCGCATTGGCCGCACAGGTCGCGCCCATGCCAGCGGAACGGCCTACACCTTCGTGACTGCCGCAGATGAGGGCATGGTCCACAAGATCGAGGCCGTATTGAAGCAGAAGATTCAGCGGCGCCGGCTGGAAGGCATTGACTATGACACGCCGGCGCTGAGGATGCCTGATGCCGAAGCAATTCGTCGCTACGTCGAGGCAAATCGTCACGGTGGAGCGAGCCGGTACGCCACGGCTCATTGA